One Tolypothrix bouteillei VB521301 DNA window includes the following coding sequences:
- a CDS encoding 2OG-Fe dioxygenase family protein, with product MLELRKEVFDCITSYALDSVAAVNVDNIKPFYKNLPLDPYIKDNYRFRRLSHFKVAEEGLVKLPHRALYQAKKYNPLLGNVVREFAELEDELIKIEDFQRIVLEFFEFCKICSIHTEVAVHQIRTVAYPGKVGNPAPEGIHRDGVDMIGIFAVNREGIEGGETHLYKSKSDNPIFTKILHPGELLVFSDRNLFHFTTAIEALTAENGVRDVFVITCPGLNPQDNKGD from the coding sequence ATGTTGGAATTAAGAAAAGAAGTTTTTGATTGCATCACCAGTTATGCGTTGGACAGTGTTGCAGCTGTTAACGTAGATAACATAAAGCCGTTTTATAAAAATCTACCTCTAGATCCATATATAAAAGATAATTACCGCTTTAGACGCTTATCTCATTTCAAGGTTGCAGAAGAGGGTTTAGTCAAATTACCTCATAGAGCTTTATATCAGGCGAAAAAATACAATCCTTTGCTTGGTAATGTAGTCAGAGAATTTGCAGAACTTGAGGATGAACTCATTAAGATTGAGGATTTCCAAAGAATTGTGTTGGAATTTTTTGAGTTTTGTAAAATTTGTTCAATTCATACAGAAGTGGCAGTTCATCAAATTAGAACCGTTGCTTATCCAGGGAAAGTAGGAAACCCAGCACCAGAAGGAATTCACAGAGATGGTGTTGATATGATTGGGATTTTTGCTGTGAATAGGGAGGGAATTGAAGGAGGCGAAACTCATCTCTATAAATCTAAGAGTGACAACCCAATTTTTACCAAAATTCTCCATCCTGGAGAGTTACTAGTCTTTAGCGATCGCAACCTATTCCACTTTACGACAGCTATCGAAGCACTCACTGCAGAAAATGGGGTCAGGGATGTGTTTGTGATTACTTGTCCGGGGTTAAATCCTCAGGATAATAAAGGAGATTAG
- a CDS encoding cysteine desulfurase-like protein yields the protein MVDLDLKWIRDRFPALSQEIDGQPVIFFDGPGGTQVPSPVVNAIAEYLIKSNANAHGAFATSERTDSLVVSARLAIADLLGCDADEVVFGSNMTTLTFTISRAIGRELRPGDEIVVTKLDHYANVSPWYALSEQGAVIRTVDINVEDCTLDMNHLKQQINERTRLVAVGYASNAVGTINDIAEIVKLARAVGAMVFVDAVHYAPHGPVDVHAIDCDFLSCSAYKFFGPHVGVMYAKREHLTRLLPYKVQPAPDEIPSRWETGTQNYEGLAGMVAAIDYLAEIGHQLLPGVENRREALVAAMLGIKQYEKELSYKLISGLLQISGVTLYGITNPSSFDWRTPTVGIRLAKHAPQTVAKALGDRGIFTWNGNFYALGLTEKLGVESSGGLLRIGLTHYNTVEEIHRFLAVIDELLVVSS from the coding sequence ATGGTTGACCTAGATTTAAAGTGGATACGCGATCGCTTTCCCGCTCTCTCCCAAGAGATCGACGGTCAACCCGTGATTTTTTTTGACGGACCGGGCGGTACTCAAGTCCCAAGCCCTGTAGTCAACGCGATCGCAGAATACTTGATAAAGTCAAATGCTAACGCACATGGGGCGTTTGCCACCAGTGAGAGAACAGACTCACTTGTAGTATCAGCGCGTTTGGCAATCGCCGATTTGTTAGGTTGTGATGCTGACGAAGTTGTGTTTGGTTCCAACATGACCACACTCACCTTCACCATAAGTCGAGCCATTGGTCGAGAACTGCGACCCGGTGATGAAATTGTCGTTACCAAACTCGACCACTATGCCAATGTCTCCCCTTGGTACGCACTTTCCGAACAAGGCGCAGTCATTCGTACAGTTGATATCAATGTAGAAGACTGTACCCTAGACATGAACCATCTCAAGCAGCAAATCAACGAACGAACGCGACTCGTAGCAGTGGGGTATGCATCCAATGCTGTAGGTACAATCAACGACATTGCAGAAATCGTCAAACTTGCTCGTGCTGTTGGAGCAATGGTTTTTGTAGATGCGGTTCACTATGCCCCTCACGGTCCGGTAGACGTGCATGCGATCGATTGCGACTTTCTCAGTTGTTCCGCCTATAAATTCTTTGGACCCCATGTGGGTGTTATGTATGCAAAACGGGAACATCTGACTCGCCTGCTTCCTTACAAAGTGCAACCAGCCCCAGATGAAATCCCCTCACGTTGGGAAACTGGGACTCAAAACTATGAAGGGCTGGCGGGGATGGTAGCAGCAATTGACTATCTAGCTGAAATAGGTCACCAACTTTTACCTGGTGTTGAAAACCGCCGAGAAGCTTTAGTAGCAGCCATGCTAGGAATCAAGCAATACGAAAAAGAACTCAGCTACAAGTTGATTTCAGGATTGCTACAAATTTCCGGTGTAACTCTCTATGGTATTACCAATCCAAGCAGCTTTGACTGGCGAACACCAACCGTTGGAATTCGATTAGCCAAACACGCTCCTCAGACAGTTGCTAAAGCTTTAGGCGATCGCGGTATCTTCACCTGGAACGGCAACTTTTACGCACTCGGTTTAACTGAAAAATTAGGAGTCGAATCAAGTGGAGGACTCCTGAGGATCGGGTTAACACACTACAACACTGTTGAAGAAATTCATCGTTTTTTGGCAGTCATTGATGAATTGTTAGTGGTTAGTAGTTAA
- a CDS encoding HNH endonuclease: protein MPAELRKLVIERAFRRCEYCLIYQDFSIYTHEVDHFIAVKHGGETTAENLALSCLSCNRYKGSDFATIKNRRKNSDWSRDCKVASVQSS from the coding sequence ATTCCTGCCGAACTACGTAAGCTAGTCATAGAGAGAGCATTTAGACGCTGTGAATATTGCTTAATCTATCAAGATTTTTCAATCTATACCCATGAAGTAGACCATTTTATCGCCGTAAAGCATGGAGGTGAAACAACTGCTGAGAACTTAGCACTTTCATGTTTATCCTGCAACCGCTATAAAGGTTCGGATTTCGCTACTATAAAGAATAGAAGGAAAAACTCAGATTGGTCACGGGACTGTAAGGTTGCTTCAGTTCAAAGTTCCTAA